The following proteins are co-located in the Lentibacillus sp. JNUCC-1 genome:
- a CDS encoding nucleotidyltransferase family protein, with protein MELKNEQDILTLIREDDWMMYVLAAAKSLSLPDWWVCAGFIRSKIWDALHGYSERTPIMDIDVIYYDEANIDETEEKRLEQELTNRHPHEPWSVKNEARMHIVNDIPPYASAVDAISKFPETATALGVKLDEHDNLILAAPHGVEDILNLQVRPTEYFTQVKKRAMIYEDRLVKKNWTSNWNMVSIQHINLPLD; from the coding sequence ATGGAGCTTAAAAACGAACAAGATATCTTAACTTTAATTCGTGAAGATGATTGGATGATGTATGTTTTGGCTGCGGCAAAATCACTCAGTTTACCGGATTGGTGGGTGTGCGCAGGTTTTATTCGGTCGAAAATTTGGGATGCGTTACATGGCTACAGCGAACGGACGCCTATAATGGATATTGATGTGATTTACTATGACGAAGCTAATATAGATGAAACTGAAGAGAAAAGGCTAGAGCAAGAGCTGACGAATAGACACCCTCATGAACCCTGGTCGGTGAAAAATGAAGCAAGGATGCACATCGTAAACGACATTCCCCCATACGCATCCGCTGTCGATGCCATTTCTAAATTTCCTGAAACGGCTACAGCACTTGGGGTGAAGTTGGACGAGCATGACAACTTAATATTAGCTGCCCCGCATGGCGTTGAAGATATTTTGAATTTACAAGTGAGGCCAACTGAGTATTTCACGCAAGTCAAGAAGCGTGCAATGATTTATGAGGACCGTTTAGTAAAGAAGAATTGGACGTCAAATTGGAACATGGTCAGTATTCAGCATATAAACCTACCACTCGATTAG
- a CDS encoding ASCH domain-containing protein has protein sequence MTCKTANELWNAYRKINPDAPEEYEAWAFGDSKDMADELAELVLAGTKTATASNYMLYELENEPLPHVGLHNVILNGEGEAVAIAKTISLEVMPFDEVTEEHAYMEGEGDRSLNYWRSVHETFFKKELESVNLVFHTKIPVVCEQFEVVYK, from the coding sequence ATGACATGTAAAACAGCCAACGAACTATGGAACGCTTATCGAAAAATAAACCCAGATGCACCGGAGGAGTACGAGGCATGGGCTTTTGGTGATTCAAAAGACATGGCTGATGAACTTGCCGAATTGGTGTTAGCAGGAACGAAGACAGCAACTGCATCTAATTATATGCTTTATGAACTGGAAAACGAGCCTCTGCCGCATGTGGGGCTCCATAACGTAATTCTTAACGGGGAAGGCGAAGCTGTTGCAATTGCCAAAACCATCTCCTTAGAAGTCATGCCATTCGATGAAGTGACTGAAGAACATGCATATATGGAAGGTGAAGGGGACCGCTCGTTGAACTATTGGCGCAGTGTTCATGAAACTTTTTTCAAAAAAGAACTTGAAAGCGTTAATCTCGTGTTTCATACTAAAATTCCCGTTGTGTGTGAGCAGTTTGAGGTGGTTTACAAGTGA
- a CDS encoding DUF2187 family protein produces the protein MFKPDQNKAHFGDIIEFEQAGVLVRGKVLPSNTKNSIMVDISDVKDYEDLNHGYTNTIVHHENYRVIETARD, from the coding sequence GTGTTTAAACCAGATCAAAATAAGGCTCATTTTGGTGATATCATCGAGTTTGAACAGGCGGGCGTTTTAGTGAGAGGCAAAGTCCTGCCATCGAATACAAAAAACAGCATTATGGTGGACATATCAGACGTGAAGGATTATGAAGACTTGAATCACGGTTATACAAACACCATTGTCCACCACGAAAATTACAGGGTTATTGAGACGGCAAGGGATTGA
- a CDS encoding cell wall hydrolase yields MPRVKYTESDVNLVARMMRAEAEGEGKLGMLMVGNVVVNRAIANCLDFQDLRSISDVIYQIQGGNYSFEAVQKGNVFYNRAREVDKRLARRTLDRWRQHPSKYALWYFNPYAPCPPTWYGQPFTGQYKLHCFYEPQADTCDAVYMG; encoded by the coding sequence GTGCCAAGAGTCAAGTACACGGAAAGTGACGTTAATCTGGTGGCGAGGATGATGCGGGCTGAGGCAGAGGGGGAGGGCAAGCTGGGCATGCTGATGGTGGGGAATGTGGTAGTGAACCGGGCCATCGCCAATTGTCTGGACTTTCAGGACTTGAGATCCATTTCTGATGTCATCTATCAGATCCAGGGCGGCAACTATTCATTCGAAGCCGTTCAGAAAGGCAATGTCTTTTACAATCGAGCAAGAGAAGTCGACAAACGGTTGGCTAGGCGCACCTTGGACAGATGGCGGCAGCACCCATCCAAGTACGCCCTCTGGTACTTCAATCCATATGCGCCATGCCCACCCACCTGGTATGGTCAGCCATTTACAGGCCAATACAAACTCCATTGTTTTTACGAACCGCAAGCAGATACATGTGATGCAGTTTATATGGGCTAA